Proteins co-encoded in one Dama dama isolate Ldn47 chromosome 2, ASM3311817v1, whole genome shotgun sequence genomic window:
- the LOC133066188 gene encoding pregnancy-associated glycoprotein 2-like produces MKWPVLLGLVALSECIVIIPMTKMKTLQEIFLEEMMAKHFLEEQSYSLSQDTTLDHNFSSHPLRNFLNTAYIINITIGTPPQEFSVIIDTSSSDLWVSFIHCQAPSCSKHLRYNPKTSSSFQSDEGKPIKLSYGSGSITGVLATDTVRIGRLIAKSQTFVLSMNQLSGALEHAPFDGIMGLAYPSLAIQGTTPIFDTLNKNGIISEPVFAFFISSWPQKSSLLMLGGVEHAYHKGALKWVPVTQAGLWQITVDRISMNRKVIACSGGCQAILDVGSSYLFGPTDIVRSIQRSVNPSPLHNEQRLILCNRTMTLPPVIFTINGMDLPVSRRYYIQKISEDICFITFNGGTENMSPSETWVLGDIFLRAYFTVFDRGNNRIGLARSV; encoded by the exons atgaagtggcctgTGCTCCTCGGGCTGGTGGCCCTCTCAGAGTGCATAGTCAT AATCCCTATGACGAAGATGAAGACACTTCAAGAAATATTCTTGGAAGAAATGATGGCAAAACATTTCCTGGAGGAACAATCTTATAGCCTGTCCCAGGACACTACTCTTGACCACAACTTCTCATCTCATCCCCTGAGGAACTTCTTGAAT ACGGCCTACATCATCAACATCACCATTGGAACACCGCCTCAAGAGTTCAGTGTCATCATTGACACCAGCTCGTCTGACTTGTGGGTTTCCTTCATCCACTGCCAAGCTCCCTCCTGCT CTAAACACTTGAGATACAACCCTAAGACGTCCAGCAGCTTCCAATCTGACGAGGGGAAACCCATCAAACTCAGTTATGGATCTGGAAGCATAACGGGAGTTCTTGCCACTGACACGGTTCGG ATCGGGCGACTTATTGCCAAGTCACAGACATTTGTCCTCAGCATGAACCAGCTCAGTGGGGCCTTGGAACATGCACCTTTTGATGGCATCATGGGCTTAGCCTACCCCAGCCTCGCCATCCAAGGGACCACCCCCATCTTCGACACCCTGAATAAAAACGGAATCATTTCTGAGCCTGTCTTTGCCTTTTTCATAAGCAG CTGGCCGCAGAAGAGCAGCTTGCTGATGCTTGGTGGGGTGGAACATGCCTACCACAAGGGAGCTCTCAAGTGGGTACCGGTGACCCAAGCCGGCTTATGGCAGATAACTGTGGACCG CATCTCCATGAATAGAAAAGTGATTGCTTGTTCCGGCGGATGTCAGGCCATTTTGGATGTCGGGAGCTCATATTTGTTTGGCCCAACTGACATAGTCAGAAGCATCCAGAGGAGCGTCAACCCCAGCCCCCTCCACAATGAGCAG CGATTGATTTTGTGTAACCGTACCATGACCCTGCCTCCTGTTATCTTCACCATCAATGGCATGGACTTGCCAGTGTCCCGTAGATACTACATCCAGAAG ATTTCTGAAGACATCTGCTTTATAACCTTTAATGGGGGCACAGAAAACATGAGCCCCTCAGAGACCTGGGTCCTGGGTGACATCTTCCTGAGAgcatatttcacagtttttgatcGGGGAAACAATAGGATT
- the LOC133066195 gene encoding small integral membrane protein 15-like, with amino-acid sequence MFDLKAWAEYVVEWAAKDPYGFLTTVILALTPLFLASAVLSWKLAKMIEAREKEQKKKQKRQENIAKAKRLKKN; translated from the coding sequence ATGTTTGATTTAAAGGCTTGGGCTGAGTATGTTGTGGAATGGGCTGCAAAGGACCCATATGGCTTCCTTACAACAGTTATTTTGGCTCTGACTCCATTGTTTCTAGCAAGTGCTGTGCTGTCTTGGAAATTGGCCAAGATGATTGAGGCCAGGGAAAAGgagcaaaagaagaaacaaaaacgtCAAGAAAATATTGCAAAAGCTAAACGACTAAAAAAGAATTGA